The Takifugu rubripes chromosome 16, fTakRub1.2, whole genome shotgun sequence genome contains the following window.
tttttttcccgcccTCAGAGTCCTGATCGCTGGGGGGTCGGGGGGGATTGGAACCTTCTCTATTCAGGTGAGCTGCAGGAGGATCTGAGTTAAACTCGGGAGTGTGAGGTTTCtcagaggtgagtgtgtgtttgtttctctgctgGCAGTTACTGAAAGCCTGGGGCGCGCACGTTACCGTGACCTGCTCCCAGAACGCCGAAGGCCTCGTGAGGGGGCTGGGCGCCGACGAGGTGGTCAACTACATGGCGGAGGATGCTGAGGAGCACCTGGAAACGATGGAGAAGTAGGTGCTGCTGCTAAAGAAAGACCGTTGCCTATAAAAACACCGACACCGGCAAACCATAGAGGGTGTCGGGCGTCTTGACGATGTGTGGGTTGAATTTAAAAACGGACCGTTGGAGTTCTTGTTGCAGAGCTTCCTCTAACGAGGTCCTGGAGTCTCTGCCAGTTAAGGTGCTCGTGAAAATGAATCATCCAGCAGTTTGTACAGTCTGTACTTCCAGCCAAACGTAGTTATCATCTTCCTGCCAGCGTGGCACAGCTGCTCGTGGACTCCCGCTCTagtttccatggaaactggGTCTTAAAGCCCGAGTGGACGCTGGTGCACTGTTCCTCTCACCTTGGTGCGCAAACTGTTAAATCCTGGCTGTGGTTAGAAGACAAGATGTGACGCTAACACTCCCTCTTTAAATCACCTGACGAGACTTTGACTCGCTAacgtgctcgtgtgtgtgttccccACATCATCCTGTGTCGGCTCCCTCCAGGTTCGACGTGGTTTTGGACGGCGTGGGCGGGGACACGGAGCAGTGGGCCATGGGCCTGCTGAAGCCCTGGTCTGGAGCGAAGTACGTCACGCTGGTTACGCCGTTGCTCCACGACACAGATTCCCTGGGCCTGCTGAACGGAACATTTCATGCCGGACTCAGCCTGCACAACACGGCCTTCCAGGTAGTTCCGCTGCTGTTCAGGCTGCAAGCGCATTCCGGGCCATTTTTAAGTTTAGGTTTCTTTTGAAAAACAACTCGGCACCGAGGCTGTCACACTTCCTGCAGATAGCGCTTTCAGAGCACGGTGAATAACAGCCGCTGGCGGGGCCGCTCTTTTCGAGATATCCTGAGCTTTGCAGCGGCTGCTGGGATCTCGGCTGCCAGCGTGGGTGGATGAGTGTGTGCTGCTGAACCAGCACTATGTGGTGTTTGTGCAGATTGTAGCcgactgcccccccctccccatccaaatagccgtgtttgtgtgtttcttgcCAAGCCTCTGGGGCCCTTTTGTCCAGGGCAGCAGACAGGTGGCCAGTCTGTCAGCAGTCACACCCTGTGTTGAAGAAGTCAGATGCGACTGAGCCCCCTAGTGGTCACACCCAGAAACTGCACCCCTATCAAATATCCGGCAGTGTTGAATTTCAAGATGAGTTTGTGGAGgttcttgtctttctttctgttctttCTCTGTGCACTTCACGTGCTTTGCATCAGCCTTTTATCGTGGGGTTCCTTTTTTAACTaacaactgggggaaaaaaaccccaccttTTTCAGCAGTTTATATTCATCTTATCTGCTTTGGAAAGATAGACTAAGATAGTTGTAgttaaatgtatatttgtgtatGTCCATTTGAAGTTTAAGTAAAATAGGTTGCCTAAAGTAGACTCCGCAAACTTTGGGATTCAATATAAATGCATGAACCACAATTTTCTTATTAAATAAATACTCCCGCAGCACTTATATGACGTTTTGTCTGGGCTCATCACTGTTCCTCACAGCTGTGAAACATAGATCGGCTCATTTTCTCACTGTGCTTCTCAGAGTGCGATATCGAGTGGAGTCTTCTACCGGTGGGGGTTTTATGCTCCAGACGGGCCTGCCCTGGATgaggtcagagagctggtggatgCAGGGAAGGTAAGCGCCCCGCTCTGTTGCCGTTCTTGTCATTCAGAACCATTTGTGCTGACTAACTAGGGGAGAAATCCTCTTGTATGCAGATCAGTCAcagcctggtgtgtgtgtgtggggggggggtgctgccaTGAATTCCATACATGCCAAAACTCAATTATTTGTGAGGGGGTTAGCGCTCATGTGCTGGCTGGCTGGTTTGCTCAGGCACCAGGAGATGGTGAATGGAGCTTTAAACACGTCGGCCCTTTTGTCTCGGGGCTTACAGTTAAGGTCAGACTCAGgatcagtcagcagcagcatccacaacacacacacacacacactctctgtcgCTAATCGTACCAATCTCAGCCCAAAGCGTGGCTGGTTTCCAGCGTGACGTGGTTGCGTTGCCCTTTCATTGTTAAGGACGAGAGATGCTGACCAGGATAACGAGCCCGGCGGCTGGTGCGGGACCAGCGCAGGATTGTCCAGCCTCATCACATTCTGTCCCCATCCCACGGTTTTCACATGGcagctgtgagagcagagatggGGGGCGTTAGCAGCCCGTGTGTTCAAAACTCACTAATCTCTCTCACATATCCTTTCCTGGTATTAAAAGTAGCGGAAGCAGCGTCCTGATGATGCTTTCGATTATCAGGCTGTCACTAATTCTGTTGAGTAAAAAAATGACCCAACCCATTAAAGCAAATCACCAACGTCAGATATAGCGAAGGCTTCGTTTTCTCCAAATATTCCTGATGTTTTTCTGCTGGCTCATCGCCATCTTAGATCCTGCCAGTGGTGGAGGCCCAGTTCCCGTTCGCTCAGGTGCCCCAGGCTTTTCAGAAGCTAGAGGAGGGTCACGCCAGGGGGAAGACGGTGGTCAGGGTGgcggaggaggacgaagagggCCAGAGCGAAGAGATGGGCCAGTCTGACGGAGAATATCAGCAGGAGGCGGAACACAAGTAACAGTCGGGTGGTGGGAGTGGTCACAGGCGGCGAGGAGGCCTGGAGCTTTCACCGATGCCAAGATGCTGTCTCTTCTGGGCTCCCTTAATGATTTCCAAAGGTGCTGCAGACACGTCCCTGCATATTAATGTTATTAATCTGTGTTGAGGCCGTAGGAAGACGACGGCTCCCTCCTCACATTTGCACCGCCGTTTGTTGTGAACACGCGTTATTTCTGTCCCAGTGGAGATGTCACACATGGAGAGGAAACCAAATATTCCAAAAGATGCTTGCGGGTGTAAAAGAAATGTACATCAACATATTGACAAAAATACTTTTATTATACCGAAAAAGGAGGAAGTTGGGTTCTGGGGTCTTGATTAAACAAATGACATATCAAGTGTTTGTCGCTTCCTGGTAGTTGATGGAGAGTGTTACGACGCAAGGTTGCATTTAAAAGCAGCACCTATTAATactgtttttattaaattaaaacaaaagagcTAGAAATACTGAAAATCTAGAAACAACTGAAGCACTATGTTCAATCTGAAGGTATGTACACAGGAATCTGTCCAAGGGTCTCTTGGGAATCTGTAGGTTTCCGCCTAATGTCAGTCTCATCTGGGGGGATCCAGTCCTGCTGATGGAATTTTTTCATAAAACATCCACATCccaatgttgctgctgtctggATGGATCCAGCGTGTTCAGAATCACCAGGTTTTTGTCATAGTGATGGCCCCCTGCACAAAAACACGGTAATAAGACCGTTATTACATATTAGAACGCTGGCACCATTTTGTCCACAAGGTGTCAGTAATGAGCAGCTCTGGAAAAATATCTCCCAATCAACAGCCGATCAGTATTCAGGTGGAACAATGCTGCTAAATAATCTGATGCTTTCTTTAAAGAAGGATGGTCACCTTTAATATCCAGGACCAGGTTGTGGGTGGGGGTGTAGCGGAGGAAGCCCTCGGAGGTGAGGCTCCAGAGGTGGGCCTGGGCGTCCAGCTCTGGAGCGAGGCCGACGCGGCTTCCCGCCATGACCATGCTGCCGCTGGGACCCAGGCAgaactcctccagcagctggaggcagagaTCGTTATTCAGGAAAAACGGTCCATTTGCGCTGTTTACGCCCAAACCCGACGAGGCGCCGGCGGCTCTGCTTACCTTGCTGTGAAGGGATCCGTTCTGGTAGAACCAGATCTGCTCCAACTCGCCgttttcctccatttcctgGATGCGCATCATTTTGATGTCGTCCAAGTCGCCCGCCAGCGCCATCACGAGCCCCGAGTGTCTGTTCCTCAGGCGGAAGTGGACCTGCTTCTGCTCAGGAAACACGGTTCAGAAGCCAGCTCATGTCATCGGTCAGTACCCATCAGAACTAACAACAGAACATAAATAACTGATCAACAGGGGTacagagcccccccacccctacctGAGGAAGAGGGCGGAGCGATCCGATCTTCAGCCAGCTGCTGAACTTGTACCAGTCATGCACCTCCCCGGGCCTCAGCACAATCTGAGCCCCCCTGTAGTTGATTCCCTCATGCACCACCCAGCTGGGGACAAGGACACAGCAAACTGAGCCAGGGTTCAACAGCTCGGCCCCGGCACACAGGAAACGGGCCCGTGCTCGCGTCAAACATCCGCCTCTGTTGTAGCGGCGGTTCGCCGCCGCTCTGGTGTGAGCTCCCGCCTGTCCAGCAGGAATGTCCCACCTTGGAGACGGCTCCCACTCACTGTGGACCCTTTatttcctccacacacactcgcactccGACTCCGAATGTCACACATCAGCAGCTCCTCGTGGATCAGGGCTGAAGGCCTCAGCGGCTGCCGGTTACTCCCGGCAACCACCTTTCCCACAGTATCACCGGGATTACACCCAACCTctactgcagaacaactgcattTCCAATAATCCCAAACTCGGACCGATTCCCGCCAGACGTTCGCCCAAATGACTCCGTGCTGTACTCACATGCCTCCTTCCACCAGCACAGACTGGACCCTGCTGCAGCCCCCTGTCAGCGGGAGGTTGACGCTCCCCTCGGTCAGGACCACCCTCTTGCCCCGCAGGCCGCAGCGCTCAAACAGAGTGAGGGAGGGCAGAGAGAACTCCTGGAAGAACCCAGACAGTTGCTCACTAAGCGGCAAAGAAATCTTACCTACCAGAGAGTATTTAAAGGCCCCTACAAAGCTGACGGTCTGCAGCGACTGGATGGACGCCCCGTGGACGCAGCCCATCGACTTCAGGTCGGGGTAGCTGCCCTCTTCCAGCACGtacaacctgctgctgaagtCTGCTCCCTCAAACGCCAGCCAGCTGGAAGCCAAGGACATAAAAGAGGCTGAGTCCTTTGTGCCGCGTGCATGACAATGGGAATTTATCCCGCTGAGTCATTTAGAGCCTCAACATGAGCTCTGCTGCCAGATTTAGAGAAGGCGGCCAACAGTACCTGCCACTCCGGACCTTGCAGGATGCCACACAGAAGCCGTCCTGCAGGGACGCCACGCTGTCCTCCAGAACCACGCTGGAGCCTTGAAAGCCCGGCTCGGAGAAAAGATGCACCTGAGGCACACAGATGAATTCTCAATCCTGGAATCTTCCTCACCGGCGACGGGACTGAAACTGGACACCTACCTTAAACTTGGCCGTGGTCTCGAAATCACTCTGGAAGGCAAGAAAAGCGCCATTAAACTCGCCAAATGACATCCAAACACGACTCACTGGTTTAAAACCTGCATTTTAATCCAAAAGGTGTATTTTCTAAATGACTCCCGATTAATTTCTGATGGCTTCAAcaaaaatccctttttgtttAATGAAAACGGGACTTTCAGTCTGTTCACCCCCACGTCTGTATCGTGTTTACCGTCTCGCTTTAGCTCCTTCCTGTTGTCCCTCCCCAATTTCCTGCGTTCCTCCGAAATGAGTCGGGGAAAATAAAATTTCACTGCCTTCAAAGTTGCCCATAGTTGCCTGACTGTTGTGCAACAAACTGTATTTCTTATAACTCCCACGTCTGTTTACCATCTTCTGCTTTGGAGGCGAAACGGGAATTCTTTGGTGATGACTCACGGTTGTGACTGAGTCTCATGACAAGCATTTTCCCAATGCTTTCATGCTGCCCGGTTATTACTGATCCGCCTTAAAAAGCCTCCTGTAGGGTTTCAGCTAGCTAGCGTGATTAGCCAACCGCAGGCTAACACAGGAAGTGGGAATAAAAAGCACGACAATGTTGCGCAACTATAAATCACTGCGCGCTGAAAGTAACGTGATGATGTTAAACTAGTTGGAGGCGTGGCACGAGACAGGGCTGAGATACGGGGCGAGATTCTGCCGCTCTCGCTGCTCTTACCAGCACCACAGGCATGGCTGAGGCAATTCTGGGCTGCAGCGCCCCCCAGTCCTCGGGGCATCCGTACAAGCCTCGCTCAATGACGTAGGATTCGCCGCAAAAGCCTGGCTCCTCAAATACCACCCAGCTGTGGGAGAGAAGAGACAGTAGAGACTCTTCACCTTTCTGCAGACGGCTGTggatgcgcgcacacacacacacacacactaacaactGACTAACACATCTGTGCTTCCTTTAATTGTGGCTAGCTCATGCGACCTGCTCACTACACTCTAACTCTACATGCTAACGCTACACTCGTGCTAATACGGGGGTGGCAGCCAGGCACGGGTGAGGCTCCGGCTGCAGCCAAAATACCTCCTCTGAGTCCTGCCCCCAGGGTGAAATGTTCCGCTTTGACACTACTCATCCGTCTCTCCCTCAGGTTGCATCAATGCGCCTGCTGTCGCTTTGCTATTCATTTTAGCTCTTTTTATTCCACGTTTGGGCCCCGACCTTTTGTCTGGACCTTTTAATTTTGGCGCGCAGTAGCACGTCAGACAGAACTCAGCTTATGTGTTTTAATTGCAAAGCTGTGAGGGACTGTGACGAAAGACGCCAGCAGACAGCCGTAGGGAGCAGCGGGCTGAATGTTAATCAACTTGGTCATTTGTCTTGATGTGTCAGGACGGGCGCGGCAGCTCTCGGCTCAGAATACTGATTTCAAAAGAAGAGATCTGAAATAGTGAGTCGCTGCTCCTTGTCGTTCACTCACACGCCACCGATGACATCGAGCGACTGCGTCTTCGTGCCGTAGCCGGTTTCCTCCATGTTCGGGACCGGCACCGTGATGTCGATGTCCATGCCGCCGAAATCTCTGTCTCTGAACATTTTGAGGTGCGGAGAGAAGAAATCCTGGTGCAGAAAATaataagaattaaaaaaaaaaaatgaagtgaGCAGGTTCACGGTTATTCTGGCAAAAATAGGGCCAAGAGCTGGATGTAATGAGCAGGCTGTGACCCACTTGAGGACCAGTTaggaacaggaaatgaaacaacagctgcagcctttgctgagctgcagcca
Protein-coding sequences here:
- the LOC101077727 gene encoding reticulon-4-interacting protein 1 homolog, mitochondrial; its protein translation is MGSVRVISTKLLCATKAKAAAAGPTGTLARAWSVCLGRGVCSSPWRLQSSMSAWLVDQYGSNEVLKFSDETPAPTVNSPNEVMVKVHATSLNPLDIAMRGGYGAKLLNLRRDPLSVVNSDREFPLILGRDVSGVVVDCGSEVTHFFPGDEVWAAVPPWKQGSLAEFVTLTEFEVSHKPKSISHTEAASIPYVASTALSALVNAAGLCKDRCADKRVLIAGGSGGIGTFSIQLLKAWGAHVTVTCSQNAEGLVRGLGADEVVNYMAEDAEEHLETMEKFDVVLDGVGGDTEQWAMGLLKPWSGAKYVTLVTPLLHDTDSLGLLNGTFHAGLSLHNTAFQSAISSGVFYRWGFYAPDGPALDEVRELVDAGKILPVVEAQFPFAQVPQAFQKLEEGHARGKTVVRVAEEDEEGQSEEMGQSDGEYQQEAEHK